AGAGTTCGGCGCTAAAACGCCAACTCTGGTCGACAAAAGGAGACACATGAGCGCCATCCCTGAATCAGGCGCGAGCGCCGCGCCCCAAGGCCCGCTCGCCGGCGTCAAGGTGCTGGAACTCGGCACGCTGATCGCCGGCCCGTTCGCCGCGCGTTTTCTCGGCGAGTTCGGCGCCGACGTCATCAAGATCGAAGATCCCAAGGGCGGCGACCCGCTGCGCAAGTGGCGCAAGCTCTATCCGGAAGTCGGCGGCACGTCGCTCTGGTGGGCCGTGCAGGCGCGCAACAAGAAGTCCGTCACGATCAATCTGAAGGCCGAAGAGGGCAAGGAAATCGTGCGGCGCCTCGCGAAAGAAGCGGATATCGTCGTCGAAAATTTCCGGCCGGGTTTGCTGGAGAAACTCGGACTCGGCTACGACGTGCTCTCGGCGGACAACCCCGGACTCGTCATGGTGCGCTTGTCCGGCTACGGCCAGACCGGTCCGTATCGCGACCGGCCCGGTTTCGGCGCGATTGCCGAGTCGATGGGCGGCTTGCGTCATATCACCGGCTACCCGGATTTGCCGCCGCCGCGCATCGGTATTTCGATCGGCGATTCGATTGCCGCGCTGCACGGCGTGATCGGCGCGCTGATGGCGCTGCATCACAAGCAGGTGAACGGCGGCAAAGGGCAGGTCGTCGACGTCGCGCTGTACGAGGCCGTCTTCAACATGATGGAAAGCGTGGTGCCCGAGTACGGCGTCTATGGCATGGTGCGCGAGCGTACCGGCGCGTCGCTGCCGGGTATCGTGCCGTCCAATACGTATCCGTGCCGCGACGGCAGCATCGTGATCGGCGGCAATAGCGATCCGATCTTCAAGCGCCTGATGATCGCGATCGAGCGCGGGGATCTCGCGAACGATCCGGCGCTCGCGCACAACGACGGTCGCGTGCCGCGCACCCAGGAAATCGACAGCGCGATCGCTGCCTGGCTCGCTACGCGCACCATCGACGAAGCCCTCGCGGTGCTGAATGCCGCCGACGTACCGGTGGGCCGCATCTACAGTGTGGCGGACATGTTCACCGATCCGCAGTTCATGGCGCGCCAGATGATCCAGCGTTTCAAGTGGCAGGACGGTAAGGAGATCACGCTGCCGTCGGTCACGCCGAAGCTCTCGGCCACGCCGGGCGAGACGCGCTGGCTGGGCCCGGAACTGGGTGAACATACCGATGAAGTCCTGCAATCGCTAGGTTATGATGCAGACCACATTGCAAGGTTGCACGCGCAACAGATTGTTTGAGCGGCACACGCGGCGCCCACGAGCGCCGCGCTAAAAAGATAAACCGGACCACGAAAGTTTGGAGACTCGAGACCATGCAACGGAGAAGCTTTCTCGCCGGCACTGCCGCACTCGCGGGCGCCACGCTCGCCGCCACGCCGCTCGCCTTCGCGCAGGGCAAGCCTGAAACCAGCAAGGTGGCGATCGCCGTCGGCGGCAAGAACCTGTTCTACTACTTGCCGCTCACCATCGCGGAGCGCCGCAATTACTTCAAGGACGAAGGGCTCGACGTCGAAATCTCCGACTTCGCCGGCGGCTCGCAGGCGTTGAAGGCGGCGGTTGGCGGCAGCGCGGACGTGGTGTCCGGCGCGTTCGAGCATACCTTGCTGCTGCAGGCGCAAAAGCAGATGTTCCGCGAATTCGTCCTGCAAGGACGCGCGCCGCAGATCGTGCTGGCGGTCTCGAAGAAGACCATGCCGAACTACAAGTCGATTGCAGATCTGAAGGGCAAGAAAATCGGCGTGACCGCGCCGGGTTCGTCGACCTCGATCATGGCGAGCTTCGTGCTGGCGAAAGCCGGGCTGAGCGCGAAAGACGTCGCGTTTATCGGCGTGGGTGCGGGCGCCGGCGCGATCGCCGCGTTGCAGTCGGGGCAGATCGATGCGATTGCCAATCTCGACCCGGTCATGACCAAGCTCGAGCGTACCGGTGAGATTCGCGTGGTGTCGGATACGCGTACGCTCGCCGACACGCGCAGCGTCTTCGGTGGCGATATGCCGGCGGGCTGTCTGTACGCATCGCAAAGCTTTATCACGAAGAATCCCAACACCACGCAGGCGCTGACCAACGCGATGGTGCGCGCGCTCAAGTGGCTGCAAACAGCGACCGGCAGCGAACTGATCAACACGGTGCCGGAAGGCTACCTGCTCGGCGACCGCGCGGTGTATCTGGACGCATGGCAGCACGTGAAGGAAGCGATGTCGCCCGATGGGCTGATGCCGGCGGACGGTCCCGCGACGTCGCTGAAGACCTTGCAGGCATTCGATCCGAACGTGCAAGGCAAGCCGATCGATCTGTCGAAGACGTGGACCAACGACTTCGTCAAGAAAGCGCTGACTACCGTCAAGGCTTGAGTAGAGCGTAGGCATTCGGGCTGTGAGGCGACGCGGACGCGAGCCGCGTTCGCCTTAGTCCCGACGCCGCGCGTCACGACCTGATCACAAACCCAATCCGATTTTTCGAAGCGAGCTGAACGATGACCGTTGCCGCACTGGCGCTCGACAACATCACCTGCACGTTCGCTGCGCGCGACAACCGCGCGCAGCGCTACACGGCGGTGAAAGACACCACGTTGCGCATCGCGCCGGGCGAGTTCGTCTCGGTGGTCGGCCCGACCGGTTGCGGCAAATCCACGCTGTTGAATGTTGGCGCGGGTTTGCTAGGGCCGTCGTCGGGCGCGGTCAGCGTGTTCGGCGAGCCGCTCAAGGGCATCAACCGGCGCGCGGGCTATATGTTTCAGTCCGACGCGCTGATGCCGTGGCGTTCGGCCATCGACAACGTCATGGCCGGCCTCGCGTTCCACGGCGTGCCACCCGCCGAAGCCCGCGTCAAAGCCGACGAGTGGTTGAAGCGCGTCGGCCTCGGCGGTTTTGGCGATCGTTATCCGCATCAACTGTCGGGCGGCATGCGCAAGCGCGTCGCGATGGCGCAGACGCTGATTCTCGATCCGGACATCATTCTGATGGACGAGCCGTTTTCCGCGCTCGATATCCAGACGCGTCAGCTGATGGAAAACGAGTTGCTCGACCTGTGGGCCGCCAAACGCAAAGCGGTGTTGTTCATCACGCACGATCTCGACGAAGCGATCGCCATGTCGGACCGCGTGGTGGTGCTCTCGGCCGGGCCGGGTACGCATCCGATCGGCGAATTCACGATCGACCTGCCGCGTCCGCGCGATGTGGCCGAAATCCGTTCGCATCCGCGTTTCGTCGAGTTGCATGCGCAGATCTGGAGCGTGCTGCGCGACGAAGTGCTGAAGGGTTATCAGCAGCAACTCACCGCGGTATAAACGCGTCACGTATTGGCCACTTAATCGTCCAAGGCAAATTGAGTCATGTGGAAGACGTTGCGCCCGAACCGGGCGAATCTGGTGATCTGGCAATGGCTGCTGCTCGTGCTGTGTTTCGTGCTCTGGTACGTGCTGACCAGTCCGACGCTGCTGCCGCCTTTCTATTTCGACGACCCCAACAAAGCCGCGTTCTTCTTCGGCGAGCCGCAAAAAGTGCTGCAGCGGATCTGGGAGTGGTTCACGGGCGGCGAGATCTATCTGCACCTGTGGATCACGCTGGTCGAAACCGTGCTCGCGTTCGCGCTCGGCACGGCGCTCGGGCTCGGCGTGGGCCTGTGGCTCGCGCTCTCGCCGCTGGCGAGCGCGCTGTTCGATCCGTACATCAAAGCCGCCAACTCGATGCCGCGCGTGATTCTCGCGCCGATCTTCGGCGTGTGGTTCGGACTGGGCATCTGGTCGAAGGTGGCGCTCGGCGTCACGCTGGTGTTCTTTATCGTGTTCTTCAACGTCTATCAGGGCGTGAAGGAAGTCAGTCCGGTCGTGCTCGCCAACGCGCGCATGCTCGGCGCGAACGGCAAGCATTTGCTGCGCTTCGTCTACTTGCCGAGCGCGATGAGTTGGGTGTTTTCGAGCTTGCATACGTCGGTGGGACTGGCGTTCGTCGGCTCGGTGGTGGGGGAATATCTCGGCTCGGCGCGCGGCGTCGGCTATCTGATTCTGCAGGCCGAAGGCACCTTCGATATCAATACCGTGTTTGCCGGGATTCTGGTGTTGACCGCGTTCGCGCTGATTCTGGATGCGATCGTCGGCATCGGCGAGCGGCGCTTGATGAAGTGGCAGCCCAAGACGGGCGACACGGAAAAGCTTTAGGGCAGAGCGGCGCGCGGTCGATACGCGCGAAGCTCAATGCTCAAGACGCAACGCACAGCGCACAGCGCACAACGCACAACGCACAACGCACAACGCACAACACGCAGCGCTCAGCAAAAAAGAAACGACGCGCGGGTTGGAAAACCGCGCGTCGTTTCTTTTGGTTGCTACTAGAACGAATCGGTCACACGCGGACTAAGGCGTCACCACCACCTTCCCGATCACGCGACGCTCCGCCATATCCCGCAACGCGCGCCCAGTGTCCTCGAGCGAATAGCGCGCCGACACATACGGCTTGAGCTTGCCTTCGCCGATCCACCGCGTCATCTGCTCAAACGCCGCGTGATTGTGCTGCGGTTCGCGCTTCGCAAAGTCGCCCCAGAACACGCCGACCAGACTCGCGCCTTTGAGCAACGTCAGGTTGAGCGGCAGCTTCGGAATCTCGCCGTTGGCGAAGCCCACCACCAGATAACGCCCGCGCCAGCCGATGCTGCGAAACGCCGGCTCCGCATACACGCCGCCGACGGGATCGTAGATCACGTCCGGGCCTTTGCCATCGGTGAGCGCCTTGATGCGCTCGCGCAGATCCTCGGTGCTGTAGTTGATGGTGGCGTCCGCGCCGTGCTTGACGCAGGTCGCGAGTTTCTCGTCGCTCGACGCCGCCGCGATCACACGCGCGCCGAGCGCCTTGCCGATTTCGACGGCCGCCAGTCCGACGCCGCCGGCCGCGCCGAGCACCAGCATCGTCTCGCCCGCCTGCAACGCGCCGCGATCGACCACGGCGTGATGCGACGTGCCGTACGCCAGCGTGAACGCCGCGGCCAGCTCGAAGTCGACATCGTCCGCCAACGGCACGCAGGCCGCGGCCGGCGCGAGCGCCTGCTCCGCGAAACCACCCTGACCGGTAAAGGCGACCACGCGCGAGCCGGGCTTGAACTGTGTG
The nucleotide sequence above comes from Paraburkholderia aromaticivorans. Encoded proteins:
- a CDS encoding CaiB/BaiF CoA transferase family protein; this encodes MSAIPESGASAAPQGPLAGVKVLELGTLIAGPFAARFLGEFGADVIKIEDPKGGDPLRKWRKLYPEVGGTSLWWAVQARNKKSVTINLKAEEGKEIVRRLAKEADIVVENFRPGLLEKLGLGYDVLSADNPGLVMVRLSGYGQTGPYRDRPGFGAIAESMGGLRHITGYPDLPPPRIGISIGDSIAALHGVIGALMALHHKQVNGGKGQVVDVALYEAVFNMMESVVPEYGVYGMVRERTGASLPGIVPSNTYPCRDGSIVIGGNSDPIFKRLMIAIERGDLANDPALAHNDGRVPRTQEIDSAIAAWLATRTIDEALAVLNAADVPVGRIYSVADMFTDPQFMARQMIQRFKWQDGKEITLPSVTPKLSATPGETRWLGPELGEHTDEVLQSLGYDADHIARLHAQQIV
- a CDS encoding ABC transporter substrate-binding protein → MQRRSFLAGTAALAGATLAATPLAFAQGKPETSKVAIAVGGKNLFYYLPLTIAERRNYFKDEGLDVEISDFAGGSQALKAAVGGSADVVSGAFEHTLLLQAQKQMFREFVLQGRAPQIVLAVSKKTMPNYKSIADLKGKKIGVTAPGSSTSIMASFVLAKAGLSAKDVAFIGVGAGAGAIAALQSGQIDAIANLDPVMTKLERTGEIRVVSDTRTLADTRSVFGGDMPAGCLYASQSFITKNPNTTQALTNAMVRALKWLQTATGSELINTVPEGYLLGDRAVYLDAWQHVKEAMSPDGLMPADGPATSLKTLQAFDPNVQGKPIDLSKTWTNDFVKKALTTVKA
- a CDS encoding ABC transporter ATP-binding protein; the protein is MTVAALALDNITCTFAARDNRAQRYTAVKDTTLRIAPGEFVSVVGPTGCGKSTLLNVGAGLLGPSSGAVSVFGEPLKGINRRAGYMFQSDALMPWRSAIDNVMAGLAFHGVPPAEARVKADEWLKRVGLGGFGDRYPHQLSGGMRKRVAMAQTLILDPDIILMDEPFSALDIQTRQLMENELLDLWAAKRKAVLFITHDLDEAIAMSDRVVVLSAGPGTHPIGEFTIDLPRPRDVAEIRSHPRFVELHAQIWSVLRDEVLKGYQQQLTAV
- a CDS encoding ABC transporter permease, whose protein sequence is MWKTLRPNRANLVIWQWLLLVLCFVLWYVLTSPTLLPPFYFDDPNKAAFFFGEPQKVLQRIWEWFTGGEIYLHLWITLVETVLAFALGTALGLGVGLWLALSPLASALFDPYIKAANSMPRVILAPIFGVWFGLGIWSKVALGVTLVFFIVFFNVYQGVKEVSPVVLANARMLGANGKHLLRFVYLPSAMSWVFSSLHTSVGLAFVGSVVGEYLGSARGVGYLILQAEGTFDINTVFAGILVLTAFALILDAIVGIGERRLMKWQPKTGDTEKL
- a CDS encoding NADPH:quinone oxidoreductase family protein produces the protein MRAIRCKQYGPPESLVVENLPDLEAPPGHVVIDVKAAAVNFPDVLIIENKYQFKPPLPFTPGSEVAGVVRAVGADVTQFKPGSRVVAFTGQGGFAEQALAPAAACVPLADDVDFELAAAFTLAYGTSHHAVVDRGALQAGETMLVLGAAGGVGLAAVEIGKALGARVIAAASSDEKLATCVKHGADATINYSTEDLRERIKALTDGKGPDVIYDPVGGVYAEPAFRSIGWRGRYLVVGFANGEIPKLPLNLTLLKGASLVGVFWGDFAKREPQHNHAAFEQMTRWIGEGKLKPYVSARYSLEDTGRALRDMAERRVIGKVVVTP